One region of Drosophila teissieri strain GT53w chromosome 2L, Prin_Dtei_1.1, whole genome shotgun sequence genomic DNA includes:
- the LOC122616257 gene encoding protein EFR3 homolog cmp44E isoform X2 yields MALIRCCFEPPELPEFFDSFVQKCTDPSCCCGCCSALRPRYKRLVDNIFPVNPEDGLVKSNMEKLTFYSLSSPDKLDRIGEYLYQKATKDINRKRYKLAEIAMEAMDLLLQACHAQTTLNLFVESFLRMVQKLLEDSNPNLKIMATNSFVKFANINEDTPSYHRRYDFFISKFSSMCHSDAASMRDSLRLAGIKGLQGVIRKTVSDDLVENIWEAEHMEKIVPSLLFNMQSGDLTPVEDATNVTPPALAEEVLRELVGRASFGHIRSVLKPLLTHLDRHELWVPNTFAIHTFRIVMISIQPQYSYTVVETLMQHLDNNFKSSPKTRTSLAVVLSKIIAIAAGESVGPSALDIINNLLTHLRTSVSTTSEITPEESQYQEALINALGEFANHHPDYQKIEIMLFIMNTVPDLSKKSKGDQMLQNILLKSLLKVGTQYSTVSFEKAFPASFLQPLLKMARAPHNPTRMVVMQILQALLDRHQNEQVLSSVSVKPYPALSQEPPSRSDIIFTHKYGANIMQALIDSMALSDRVDALTSSFNTAALLIVEMSCNETVQEFLLFILGIQQVASTVDTLGNVHKCSLHAISIGLLVLISRVSGINNLLEYAQKIVDARREEASHFLPPLLEPKKQAGKTFNLALPHLAIDKLALGECLQNAGMDAQRLNTGAPYSLNQTDHPGHRHSWVESVSNQLTQRNSSADLTVYNGDVDSVSSSPGVCKKLLAPEFNFDAMKRALAEPTEAAKREQRERQMQIVRTFREGEFDDLMRRTEPKHDLIQNRLNELFNSLAVERQITQSDTKSSQLQACNEKPIYETNFPELFYY; encoded by the exons ATGGCCCTGATTCGCTGCTGCTTCGAGCCACCGGAGCTGCCTGAGTTCTTCGACAGCTTTGTGCAGAAGTGCACGGATCCCAGTT gctgctgcggatgctgctCGGCGCTCAGGCCGCGCTACAAGCGCTTGGTGGATAACATCTTCCCGGTTAACCCGGAGGACGGGTTGGTCAAGTCGAACATGGAGAAGCTCACCTTCTACTCCCTGAGCTCGCCGGACAAGCTGGACCGGATTGGAGAGTACCTGTACCAAAAGGCCACCAAGGATATTAACCGAAAGCGCTACAA ACTAGCCGAGATTGCCATGGAGGCCATGGACCTGCTTCTTCAGGCTTGTCATGCCCAGACCACACTCAACTTGTTTGTAGAGTCCTTCCTACGGATGGTGCAGAAGCTCCTAGAAGACTCAAACCCCAACCTCAAGATAATGGCCACCAATTCG TTTGTGAAGTTCGCCAACATCAACGAGGATACACCATCTTACCATCGACGATATGACTTTTTCATCTCGAAGTTCTCTTCGATGTGCCACAGCGATGCGGCTAGCATGCGAGACAGTCTACGTCTGGCGGGAATCAAGGGCTTGCAGGGCGTTATCCGGAAAACAGTGTCCGACGATCTTGTGGAGAACATCTGGGAGGCGGAGCACATGGAAAAAATTGTGCCCTCGCTGCTTTTCAATATGCAG TCCGGGGATCTAACGCCCGTAGAGGACGCCACCAATGTCACGCCACCGGCCTTGGCCGAGGAGGTTCTCCGCGAGCTGGTGGGACGCGCCTCCTTCGGACACATTCGCAGTGTGCTAAAGCCGCTGCTGAC CCACTTGGACCGACATGAGCTGTGGGTGCCCAACACATTTGCCATTCACACATTCCGCATCGTGATGATCTCCATACAGCCGCAGTACTCGTATACCGTGGTGGAGACTCTGATGCAGCATTTGGACAACAACTTTAAGTCCTCTCCGAAAACGCGCACTTCGCTCGCCGTTGTTCTATCGAAGATTATAGCTATTGCAGCGGGTGAGAGTGTCGGTCCCTCGGCCCTGGACATCATCAACAACCTGTTGACCCACCTGCGGACGAGTGTGAGCACTACCAGCGAGATTACACCAGAGGAGTCACAATACCAGGAGGCGCTCATCAACGCGCTAGGCGAATTTGCCAACCATCATCCCGACTACCAAAAGATCGAGATCATGCTATTTATCATGAACACCGTGCCGGACCTGTCCAAGAAGAGCAAGGGCGACCAAATGCTGCAGAACATTCTGCTTAAATCACTGCTCAAGGTGGGCACGCAGTACAGCACCGTCTCCTTCGAAAAGGCATTCCCTGCCTCCTTCCTGCAGCCGCTGCTTAAGATGGCACGTGCTCCACACAATCCCACGCGCATGGTTGTGATGCAAATATTGCAGGCCCTTCTAGATCGCCATCAGAATGAGCAGGTGCTTAGCAGCGTGAGTGTAAAGCCATACCCGGCACTCTCGCAAGAGCCGCCCTCGCGCTCGGACATAATTTTCACGCACAAATACGGCGCCAACATCATGCAGGCGTTGATCGACTCCATGGCACTGTCGGATCGGGTTGATGCCCTGACCTCCAGTTTTAATACCGCTGCTCTACTTATCGTAGAAATGTCCTGCAACGAAACCGTGCAAGAGTTCCTTCTGTTTATTCTCGG AATCCAGCAGGTAGCCAGCACAGTGGACACTCTGGGCAACGTGCACAAATGTAGCCTGCATGCCATCTCAATTGGCCTGCTAGTGCTCATCTCGCGTGTTAGTGGAATCAACAACCTTTTGGAATATGCTCAAAAAATAGTGGACGCACGGCGTGAAGAGGCCAGCCACTTCCTTCCCCCACTGCTTGAGCCCAAGAAGCAAGCCGGAAAGACCTTTAACCTGGCTCTGCCGCACCTAGCCATAGATAAGTTGGCGCTAGGAGAGTGCTTACAGAACGCGGGCATGGACGCCCAACGTCTCAATACTGGTGCTCCCTACTCGCTTAACCAGACGGATCACCCAGGACACCGCCACTCTTGGGTGGAGTCGGTAAGCAACCAGCTGACCCAGCGCAACAGCTCAGCGGATCTGACGGTCTACAACGGCGATGTGGACAGCGTTAGCAGCTCGCCAGGAGTGTGCAAAAAGCTTCTTGCGCCGGAGTTTAACTTCGATGCCATGAAGCGAGCTCTGGCAGAGCCAACTGAGGCCGCGAAGCGGGAGCAGCGCGAGCGCCAGATGCAGATAGTTCGCACATTCCGCGAAGGCGAGTTCGACGATCTTATGAGACGCACAGAACCAAAG CACGATCTCATTCAGAACCGTCTTAACGAACTTTTTAACTCGCTAGCCGTGGAGCGTCAGATCACGCAGAGCGACACGAAGTCCAGTCAGTTGCAAGCTTGCAATGAGAAGCCCATCTACGAGACGAACTTTCCGGAACTCTTTTACTATTAA
- the LOC122616257 gene encoding protein EFR3 homolog cmp44E isoform X3 encodes MPGCCGCCSALRPRYKRLVDNIFPVNPEDGLVKSNMEKLTFYSLSSPDKLDRIGEYLYQKATKDINRKRYKLAEIAMEAMDLLLQACHAQTTLNLFVESFLRMVQKLLEDSNPNLKIMATNSFVKFANINEDTPSYHRRYDFFISKFSSMCHSDAASMRDSLRLAGIKGLQGVIRKTVSDDLVENIWEAEHMEKIVPSLLFNMQSGDLTPVEDATNVTPPALAEEVLRELVGRASFGHIRSVLKPLLTHLDRHELWVPNTFAIHTFRIVMISIQPQYSYTVVETLMQHLDNNFKSSPKTRTSLAVVLSKIIAIAAGESVGPSALDIINNLLTHLRTSVSTTSEITPEESQYQEALINALGEFANHHPDYQKIEIMLFIMNTVPDLSKKSKGDQMLQNILLKSLLKVGTQYSTVSFEKAFPASFLQPLLKMARAPHNPTRMVVMQILQALLDRHQNEQVLSSVSVKPYPALSQEPPSRSDIIFTHKYGANIMQALIDSMALSDRVDALTSSFNTAALLIVEMSCNETVQEFLLFILGIQQVASTVDTLGNVHKCSLHAISIGLLVLISRVSGINNLLEYAQKIVDARREEASHFLPPLLEPKKQAGKTFNLALPHLAIDKLALGECLQNAGMDAQRLNTGAPYSLNQTDHPGHRHSWVESVSNQLTQRNSSADLTVYNGDVDSVSSSPGVCKKLLAPEFNFDAMKRALAEPTEAAKREQRERQMQIVRTFREGEFDDLMRRTEPKHDLIQNRLNELFNSLAVERQITQSDTKSSQLQACNEKPIYETNFPELFYY; translated from the exons ATGCCTG gctgctgcggatgctgctCGGCGCTCAGGCCGCGCTACAAGCGCTTGGTGGATAACATCTTCCCGGTTAACCCGGAGGACGGGTTGGTCAAGTCGAACATGGAGAAGCTCACCTTCTACTCCCTGAGCTCGCCGGACAAGCTGGACCGGATTGGAGAGTACCTGTACCAAAAGGCCACCAAGGATATTAACCGAAAGCGCTACAA ACTAGCCGAGATTGCCATGGAGGCCATGGACCTGCTTCTTCAGGCTTGTCATGCCCAGACCACACTCAACTTGTTTGTAGAGTCCTTCCTACGGATGGTGCAGAAGCTCCTAGAAGACTCAAACCCCAACCTCAAGATAATGGCCACCAATTCG TTTGTGAAGTTCGCCAACATCAACGAGGATACACCATCTTACCATCGACGATATGACTTTTTCATCTCGAAGTTCTCTTCGATGTGCCACAGCGATGCGGCTAGCATGCGAGACAGTCTACGTCTGGCGGGAATCAAGGGCTTGCAGGGCGTTATCCGGAAAACAGTGTCCGACGATCTTGTGGAGAACATCTGGGAGGCGGAGCACATGGAAAAAATTGTGCCCTCGCTGCTTTTCAATATGCAG TCCGGGGATCTAACGCCCGTAGAGGACGCCACCAATGTCACGCCACCGGCCTTGGCCGAGGAGGTTCTCCGCGAGCTGGTGGGACGCGCCTCCTTCGGACACATTCGCAGTGTGCTAAAGCCGCTGCTGAC CCACTTGGACCGACATGAGCTGTGGGTGCCCAACACATTTGCCATTCACACATTCCGCATCGTGATGATCTCCATACAGCCGCAGTACTCGTATACCGTGGTGGAGACTCTGATGCAGCATTTGGACAACAACTTTAAGTCCTCTCCGAAAACGCGCACTTCGCTCGCCGTTGTTCTATCGAAGATTATAGCTATTGCAGCGGGTGAGAGTGTCGGTCCCTCGGCCCTGGACATCATCAACAACCTGTTGACCCACCTGCGGACGAGTGTGAGCACTACCAGCGAGATTACACCAGAGGAGTCACAATACCAGGAGGCGCTCATCAACGCGCTAGGCGAATTTGCCAACCATCATCCCGACTACCAAAAGATCGAGATCATGCTATTTATCATGAACACCGTGCCGGACCTGTCCAAGAAGAGCAAGGGCGACCAAATGCTGCAGAACATTCTGCTTAAATCACTGCTCAAGGTGGGCACGCAGTACAGCACCGTCTCCTTCGAAAAGGCATTCCCTGCCTCCTTCCTGCAGCCGCTGCTTAAGATGGCACGTGCTCCACACAATCCCACGCGCATGGTTGTGATGCAAATATTGCAGGCCCTTCTAGATCGCCATCAGAATGAGCAGGTGCTTAGCAGCGTGAGTGTAAAGCCATACCCGGCACTCTCGCAAGAGCCGCCCTCGCGCTCGGACATAATTTTCACGCACAAATACGGCGCCAACATCATGCAGGCGTTGATCGACTCCATGGCACTGTCGGATCGGGTTGATGCCCTGACCTCCAGTTTTAATACCGCTGCTCTACTTATCGTAGAAATGTCCTGCAACGAAACCGTGCAAGAGTTCCTTCTGTTTATTCTCGG AATCCAGCAGGTAGCCAGCACAGTGGACACTCTGGGCAACGTGCACAAATGTAGCCTGCATGCCATCTCAATTGGCCTGCTAGTGCTCATCTCGCGTGTTAGTGGAATCAACAACCTTTTGGAATATGCTCAAAAAATAGTGGACGCACGGCGTGAAGAGGCCAGCCACTTCCTTCCCCCACTGCTTGAGCCCAAGAAGCAAGCCGGAAAGACCTTTAACCTGGCTCTGCCGCACCTAGCCATAGATAAGTTGGCGCTAGGAGAGTGCTTACAGAACGCGGGCATGGACGCCCAACGTCTCAATACTGGTGCTCCCTACTCGCTTAACCAGACGGATCACCCAGGACACCGCCACTCTTGGGTGGAGTCGGTAAGCAACCAGCTGACCCAGCGCAACAGCTCAGCGGATCTGACGGTCTACAACGGCGATGTGGACAGCGTTAGCAGCTCGCCAGGAGTGTGCAAAAAGCTTCTTGCGCCGGAGTTTAACTTCGATGCCATGAAGCGAGCTCTGGCAGAGCCAACTGAGGCCGCGAAGCGGGAGCAGCGCGAGCGCCAGATGCAGATAGTTCGCACATTCCGCGAAGGCGAGTTCGACGATCTTATGAGACGCACAGAACCAAAG CACGATCTCATTCAGAACCGTCTTAACGAACTTTTTAACTCGCTAGCCGTGGAGCGTCAGATCACGCAGAGCGACACGAAGTCCAGTCAGTTGCAAGCTTGCAATGAGAAGCCCATCTACGAGACGAACTTTCCGGAACTCTTTTACTATTAA
- the LOC122616295 gene encoding uncharacterized protein LOC122616295 produces MGRAGKKSGVRSPPRCQAAKATSISVYSMLKHKDDGNGRNPFFRFLAHFRKCFNNCLGHLPSGRVTLIASKVWNCMSQTEKEPFIAAARRFNYTYRSRSKKVNWVLEKLREFAAGVSQPQAQGVLLNSLKSWQESVLKDVLDLDYNQNYLN; encoded by the coding sequence ATGGGACGTGCTGGAAAAAAGAGTGGAGTAAGGTCACCACCTCGCTGCCAAGCTGCCAAGGCAACGTCTATCAGTGTATATTCGATGCTAAAGCACAAGGACGATGGCAATGGACGCAATCCGttctttcggtttttggcCCACTTTCGAAAATGTTTCAACAATTGCCTTGGTCACTTGCCCTCGGGTCGGGTAACTCTTATTGCCAGCAAGGTGTGGAATTGCATGAGTCAGACTGAGAAAGAACCCTTTATTGCTGCTGCGCGAAGATTTAACTACACGTACCGATCGCGAAGCAAAAAAGTCAACTGGGTACTGGAGAAACTGCGAGAATTCGCTGCTGGGGTAAGCCAACCCCAGGCACAGGGGGTGTTGTTAAATTCTTTAAAGTCTTGGCAAGAATCCGTGCTGAAGGATGTCCTAGACCTCGATTACAATCAAAACTATTTGAATTAA
- the LOC122616257 gene encoding protein EFR3 homolog cmp44E isoform X1 encodes MTSPPGNWPGGMTTPTNRWTWVVLCEAGRKSGGESHQPTSDEPSNHSNSKTIVHWGKHRDKIKRKMVVAPSRPESVFTLPLLPPPPSLCPAKRWRHVHLPLHPRCCGCCSALRPRYKRLVDNIFPVNPEDGLVKSNMEKLTFYSLSSPDKLDRIGEYLYQKATKDINRKRYKLAEIAMEAMDLLLQACHAQTTLNLFVESFLRMVQKLLEDSNPNLKIMATNSFVKFANINEDTPSYHRRYDFFISKFSSMCHSDAASMRDSLRLAGIKGLQGVIRKTVSDDLVENIWEAEHMEKIVPSLLFNMQSGDLTPVEDATNVTPPALAEEVLRELVGRASFGHIRSVLKPLLTHLDRHELWVPNTFAIHTFRIVMISIQPQYSYTVVETLMQHLDNNFKSSPKTRTSLAVVLSKIIAIAAGESVGPSALDIINNLLTHLRTSVSTTSEITPEESQYQEALINALGEFANHHPDYQKIEIMLFIMNTVPDLSKKSKGDQMLQNILLKSLLKVGTQYSTVSFEKAFPASFLQPLLKMARAPHNPTRMVVMQILQALLDRHQNEQVLSSVSVKPYPALSQEPPSRSDIIFTHKYGANIMQALIDSMALSDRVDALTSSFNTAALLIVEMSCNETVQEFLLFILGIQQVASTVDTLGNVHKCSLHAISIGLLVLISRVSGINNLLEYAQKIVDARREEASHFLPPLLEPKKQAGKTFNLALPHLAIDKLALGECLQNAGMDAQRLNTGAPYSLNQTDHPGHRHSWVESVSNQLTQRNSSADLTVYNGDVDSVSSSPGVCKKLLAPEFNFDAMKRALAEPTEAAKREQRERQMQIVRTFREGEFDDLMRRTEPKHDLIQNRLNELFNSLAVERQITQSDTKSSQLQACNEKPIYETNFPELFYY; translated from the exons ATGACCTCGCCACCAGGCAATTGGCCAGGAGGAATGACGACACCGACTAATCGATGGACTTGGGTGGTGCTCTGTGAGGCAGGGCGGAAGTCAGGCGGCGAAAGCCATCAACCTACGAGCGATGAGCCCTCCAATCATTCAAACAGTAAAACTATAGTCCACTGGGGCAAACATCGCGATAAGATTAAGCGGAAAATGGTGGTCGCACCCAGTCGACCGGAGTCGGTTTTCACACTACCACTATTGCCTCCACCACCATCACTCTGTCCAGCAAAGCGGTGGCGCCATGTTCACCTACCGCTGCATCCAC gctgctgcggatgctgctCGGCGCTCAGGCCGCGCTACAAGCGCTTGGTGGATAACATCTTCCCGGTTAACCCGGAGGACGGGTTGGTCAAGTCGAACATGGAGAAGCTCACCTTCTACTCCCTGAGCTCGCCGGACAAGCTGGACCGGATTGGAGAGTACCTGTACCAAAAGGCCACCAAGGATATTAACCGAAAGCGCTACAA ACTAGCCGAGATTGCCATGGAGGCCATGGACCTGCTTCTTCAGGCTTGTCATGCCCAGACCACACTCAACTTGTTTGTAGAGTCCTTCCTACGGATGGTGCAGAAGCTCCTAGAAGACTCAAACCCCAACCTCAAGATAATGGCCACCAATTCG TTTGTGAAGTTCGCCAACATCAACGAGGATACACCATCTTACCATCGACGATATGACTTTTTCATCTCGAAGTTCTCTTCGATGTGCCACAGCGATGCGGCTAGCATGCGAGACAGTCTACGTCTGGCGGGAATCAAGGGCTTGCAGGGCGTTATCCGGAAAACAGTGTCCGACGATCTTGTGGAGAACATCTGGGAGGCGGAGCACATGGAAAAAATTGTGCCCTCGCTGCTTTTCAATATGCAG TCCGGGGATCTAACGCCCGTAGAGGACGCCACCAATGTCACGCCACCGGCCTTGGCCGAGGAGGTTCTCCGCGAGCTGGTGGGACGCGCCTCCTTCGGACACATTCGCAGTGTGCTAAAGCCGCTGCTGAC CCACTTGGACCGACATGAGCTGTGGGTGCCCAACACATTTGCCATTCACACATTCCGCATCGTGATGATCTCCATACAGCCGCAGTACTCGTATACCGTGGTGGAGACTCTGATGCAGCATTTGGACAACAACTTTAAGTCCTCTCCGAAAACGCGCACTTCGCTCGCCGTTGTTCTATCGAAGATTATAGCTATTGCAGCGGGTGAGAGTGTCGGTCCCTCGGCCCTGGACATCATCAACAACCTGTTGACCCACCTGCGGACGAGTGTGAGCACTACCAGCGAGATTACACCAGAGGAGTCACAATACCAGGAGGCGCTCATCAACGCGCTAGGCGAATTTGCCAACCATCATCCCGACTACCAAAAGATCGAGATCATGCTATTTATCATGAACACCGTGCCGGACCTGTCCAAGAAGAGCAAGGGCGACCAAATGCTGCAGAACATTCTGCTTAAATCACTGCTCAAGGTGGGCACGCAGTACAGCACCGTCTCCTTCGAAAAGGCATTCCCTGCCTCCTTCCTGCAGCCGCTGCTTAAGATGGCACGTGCTCCACACAATCCCACGCGCATGGTTGTGATGCAAATATTGCAGGCCCTTCTAGATCGCCATCAGAATGAGCAGGTGCTTAGCAGCGTGAGTGTAAAGCCATACCCGGCACTCTCGCAAGAGCCGCCCTCGCGCTCGGACATAATTTTCACGCACAAATACGGCGCCAACATCATGCAGGCGTTGATCGACTCCATGGCACTGTCGGATCGGGTTGATGCCCTGACCTCCAGTTTTAATACCGCTGCTCTACTTATCGTAGAAATGTCCTGCAACGAAACCGTGCAAGAGTTCCTTCTGTTTATTCTCGG AATCCAGCAGGTAGCCAGCACAGTGGACACTCTGGGCAACGTGCACAAATGTAGCCTGCATGCCATCTCAATTGGCCTGCTAGTGCTCATCTCGCGTGTTAGTGGAATCAACAACCTTTTGGAATATGCTCAAAAAATAGTGGACGCACGGCGTGAAGAGGCCAGCCACTTCCTTCCCCCACTGCTTGAGCCCAAGAAGCAAGCCGGAAAGACCTTTAACCTGGCTCTGCCGCACCTAGCCATAGATAAGTTGGCGCTAGGAGAGTGCTTACAGAACGCGGGCATGGACGCCCAACGTCTCAATACTGGTGCTCCCTACTCGCTTAACCAGACGGATCACCCAGGACACCGCCACTCTTGGGTGGAGTCGGTAAGCAACCAGCTGACCCAGCGCAACAGCTCAGCGGATCTGACGGTCTACAACGGCGATGTGGACAGCGTTAGCAGCTCGCCAGGAGTGTGCAAAAAGCTTCTTGCGCCGGAGTTTAACTTCGATGCCATGAAGCGAGCTCTGGCAGAGCCAACTGAGGCCGCGAAGCGGGAGCAGCGCGAGCGCCAGATGCAGATAGTTCGCACATTCCGCGAAGGCGAGTTCGACGATCTTATGAGACGCACAGAACCAAAG CACGATCTCATTCAGAACCGTCTTAACGAACTTTTTAACTCGCTAGCCGTGGAGCGTCAGATCACGCAGAGCGACACGAAGTCCAGTCAGTTGCAAGCTTGCAATGAGAAGCCCATCTACGAGACGAACTTTCCGGAACTCTTTTACTATTAA